CCACGGGCTCCACTGCGTGAGAAAGGCAGGGTCAGTGGGGTCACAGTGATGTCATGCCCCTCCCTCTATGACATCACATGTGGTCACTGATGCATGCAAATGTGTCTCACTTTGAGACAGGGCCTATGAAGGATGATGTCACTGGAAGCCTCGTGTGACATCACGGGATGCTGGCACACCACCAGGAAGCAGCTACTTATGTCACGCATCATCATGCATGGCATTTCTAACAGCAGCACATAGTCTTTATGGTGTCACTTCCTGCTCTGTCCTAACTCCCCaagctctctctgtctctgggaTGGGAATTCATCATGTGATGTCATTTCTATGAACCAATCAGCTCACGGTACTAGGCAGAATGGTGCACACTTTCTTCCCGAACCTGCTCTGCCTTTTTCCCCATGATGTCAATTCCTGTGATCCCGGTGAAACTGCCAACAGGAAGTTACATCACAAGCCCCTTCCTGAGACACCATATATTCCAACCCATCGACAGAGCAGTGACGTCTGATGCAACTGCTGGTGACATCGTGCTCCTTGGTCCAATCAAAACAGAATGGATgggagggacggggggggggggggcacagatggGAGGGACGGGGGGGGGCACAGAATGCAGCTGCTGATGTAATTTTTAACTGACCAATCAGCTTGGGGGTAAGAGTtgcaccagcccccaccctgccatcccAGGATGGGAtctcattgcacagccactggcgggaatatctgaaagctcgtggcacatgggccaggtcctggaggacgggaagagggccagtgtggtccccattttcaagaaggggaggaaggaggacccgggcaactataggccggtcagtctcacctccatccttggcaaagtctttgaaaaaattatcaaggctcacgtttgtgagagcccggcagggcaaattatgctgaggggaaaccagcacgggtttgtggcgggcagatcgtgcctgaccaatctagtctctttctatgaccaggttacgaaacgcctggacacaggaggaggggtggatgtcgtatacttagacttcaggaaggccttcgatacggtatcccaccccatactggtgaacaagttaagaggctgtgatgtggatgactgcacagtccggtgggtggcgaattggctggagggtcgcacccagagagtcgtggtagatgggtcggtctcgacctggaagggtgtgggcagtggggtcccgcagggctcggtccttggaccgatactctttaatgtcttcatcagtgacttggacgagggagtgaaatgtactctgtccaagtttgcggatgacacaaagctatggggagaagtggacacgccggagggcagggaacagctgcaggcagacctggataggctggacaagtgggcagaaaacaacaggatgcagttcaacaaggagaaatgcaaagtgctgcacctagggaggaaaaatgtccagcacacctacagcctagggaacgacctgctgggtggcacagaggtggaaagggatcttggagtcctagtggactccaagatgaacatgagccggcagtgtgacgaagccatcagaaaagccaatggcactttatcgtgcatcagcagatgcatgacgaacagatccaaggaggtgatacttcccctctatcgggcgctggtcagaccgcagttggagtactgcgtgcaattctgggcgccacacttcaagagggatgcggataacctggagagggtccagagaagggccactcgtatggttaagggcctgcagaccaagtcctacgaggagagactagagaaactggaccttttcagcctccgcaagagaaggttgagaggcgaccttgtggctgcctataagttcatcccgggggcacagaagggaattggtgagtatttattcaccaaggcgcccccgggggttacaagaaacaatggccacaagctagcagagaacagatttagattggacattaggaagaacttcttcacagttcgagtggccagggtctggaacgggctcccaagggaggtggtgctctcccctaccctgggggtcttcaagaggaggttagacgagtatctaactggggtcatctagacccagcactctttcctgcctatgcagggggtcggactcgatgatctattgaggtcccttccgaccctaacatctatgaatctatgaatccccagtAAATGACATCATAACTTGGGGTCTTCCCGCCTACTCCATTGGCCACAAGGAAGTGACATCACAGACACACACTGTGACTTTCCTCAAGTGGCTGGCAGAAGGACACTACCTGTAACCTCATGACTTTAAAACACTTCCAATTGGTTAACAGGAATAACGACATCACAGCCCACATTTCCCCGCTGGGCaagaagaaattgatgtcatGAAGAGCCCTGATGGTGTCACCAGATGAGCCCCTCCCCTCTCAGCTCAGGGGTCAGGTGAGGGGAAGGACTTATGCCACCCcattcccagccagctgggacccAGACTCCTGGGTCCATTCCCCCCCCCGTTAAAGGGGCAGTGCAGGACTCACGTTGGATGGCCCGGAAGCGGGGGAAGGTGGGGGACCCCCCGGCCCCTCCCTCAGCCACGTTGCGCCGGTCCAGCCCAGGAGACGCCTGGACGGTGATGCGGTGCTtgaagtctgtgggggaggggagtgagggtgAGACATGGCCCAATGCCTCTTACACCTGACCCACAGCACCTGCACGCACCCCCCCGCACCCCCCGTCTTGCTGAGGccactcactcccagcccacagccccccccacccatgcccctcactcctgccctgcagccccgccCCGGGCAGTACCAAGGGGCATGCTGATGCGGTCACCGCCATCCCGGCCCTTGCTCTTGGCGCGCCGGAAGGTGCCGCGGCGGCGCTTGAGCAGGGGGGGCTGACGGGcggcctgctgcagcagcaggctcagCTCTCGCTCGAAGACCTCCAGCTCCCACTGGGCCAACTGGTGCTCGCGCTGCCGCAGCGCCTCCTCCTGGCATTTCTGCTCCACCGCTGCCCGCGCCAGCTCCTCCTCCCGGCTCAGCAGCtcctggaggggggcaggaggggtcaCCAGGGCTGTGGGAGGTCATCAGGGGCACAGGGCGGGTCAGAGCAACGAGGCCACCAAGGGGTGCTGGCGGGTAGTGATAGGGGAGGGGCAACACAAGGTCACCAGGGGATGCTGGGAGGGTAGCGTGAGGtcactggggggagctgggagacccCTGGGGGGCGGCGCACCTTCTCACGGGCGCGCAGCTGGTCAAACATGGCCTGGATCTCCAGCTGCCAGTCGTCCTGCAGTGAGTGGAAGGAGCCCGGCGGCAGCTcagccaggccctgctgctccagcgcCTCCAGCTGGCTCAGCACCGCTCCGAAGCTCGGCCGCTCGTGggggtcctggtcccagcactcttcaatgggggggaggggaggggtcagggagGCCTCTGCACTCCTCTCCTCTTGTGCAAGGAACCCCCCACAGCAGCCATCAGCTCCTTCCCCGCtgaaggaacccaggtgtccgggctcccggCCTCCTGCTCTGatctgccgcccccccccccccccccccgcacaaggagaggacccaggcgtccaggaTCCCGCACACCGCCCCCACCCCGGGGACACAGGCATTGGGCTCACCAGCCATGAGCTGGGCAAAGGGCTCGGGGCAGGTGGATGGGATCGGCAGTGTCAGCTTGTTGACGGCGACGCCGTAGGCCACGGCCAGGCCATCGATACCGCGATAGGGCACCTCGCCcgtcagcagctcccacagcagcaccccgtagctggggggacaggggagccGGTGAGGGCCTGGGTGGGGGCCCCCAGGCACCCGCAGAGTTGGGGGGCGGGGCGACCAGGCGTCCAGGCTCCCACCAACCCCTGCTGGGACGGGGAGCCCAGGAGTCCGGGGACTGCGAACCCCGGCGTCCAAGCTCCAGGGACAGGGAACCCCGGCGTCCAGGTCAGCCCCCACCTCCAGACGTCGCTGCCGCGGGAGAAGGTGGAGGACTTGATGACCTCGGGTGCCATCCAGGCGTAGGTGCCGGCCGCGCTCATCTTGGTGGTGCGGTTCCACTCCCGCGCCAGCCCGAAGTCCGTGATCTTCAGCGTGTTCCCGCCCGGTGCCTCTGGGTCCACGGGCTCCgccagcagcactgcaggggcaggggtcaaggCTCAGTGCCCAGAGTCGGGGCTCCCAGCCGGAACTGCCCCCCAGGATCGGAGCCTCTAGATCCCAGCCCCCCTGGCCAGGATTGGGCCACCCCGTCACCCCCGCCCTCTAGACAGCACTTCCTGTCCCACCCCGAGTCACTTCCTCTTTCCAGGCGGGCAGGAGAGTGGGAATGGGCAGGGAGAGGACCCCCGCGtctgggctccctgccccctgctcttgcccccaggccccactcccctcccagagctgggacaacccaggtgtccaggcccccacccccctgctctgaccccccACCCAGCGCTGGAGGGAGCCCAGGCGTCGAGGCTCCCCGTGACCCGCCTGCGCAGCAGGAAGGTTCCCAGAGCCAGAGAATGGACCCTTTGTCCTGCCTCCGCtacagccccccctgcccctcctccaccctggggggggcaggaagtcggggcaggaagtggctgcaggaagtggagctgggaggctctggccaggctgggggggcggtgcatcccctgcctggccccaccctcaTCATCAGGACCCTCCCCCCAGGGGGCAGTTGTGGCCCCCTTGGAGCTGGGGATGGAACCGGTCAGACAGGATGGGGCAGGATGATGCCCTGAGGCCCCCTCCTCCGGGAACCCAGGGGCCTGGgcgctctgggaggggaggggggtctacggggtgagagcagggggactgggagcccggacgcctgggttccccccTTCTGGGTGAGCCATGGGGCGGAGCAGTGACCTTTGACCTATGCTCCAGGCCTGGCCGTGGGGGGGAGCTCCCATCATGCCTTGCAGCCGCGGGTGGGAGGTGGAATGCGGCTCTGCCGGGCGCGGacttgaggggggtggggggcgggggcagccggACCAACAGACAGACACGGGGCCCCTTGTGTGCCGTGTTGCACATGCGTGTGCTCATGTGCACAGGGGGGCTGGTGCCTGGgaagaacccaggcgtccgggctcccagcgCCCCCCGctctcaccccccgcccccactcccctcccggAGCTGGGGAGAACCCGGGCAGGCGTCcagggttgggagcgaggggcactgctTTGGGGTCCCAGGACTGGGGGTACCTGGGCAGGGGTGAGcgtcaggaggtcacctagtcggGTTACAGGACTAGGTCAAGGATTGGGGAGCACCTGGCCAGGGTCAGGGGACATCAATTTGGGGTCAGGGTCCTAGGTTTGGAGGGAGGGTCATTGCGAGAGGGTGAGGGGTCATGTGAGGGGGTACAGAGTTCAGACTTGGGGGGGTCATCACGGCAGGGTGaagtcccaggagcagggtgaaGGATCAGGGATCACCAGGTCAGGGGTAACCTGAGCAGGGCCAAGAGTCACCAGGGCGAGCTAAAGGGTCATGGGCCAGGGTGAAGTGTCGGAGGTCACCAGGACAGGGAAGCGTCAAGGGTCAGGGTGAGAAATCAGGGATTACAAGGGCAAGCTACAGAGTTATAGATCAGGCTGAAAAATCAAGGGTTTACCATGGCAGGGCGAGAGGCTGGGGGCCACCAGGGCAAGCTACTGGGCTACGGACCAGGGCAAAGGATCAGCCATCAGGGCAAACTAAGGAGTGTCGGGGCAGGGCGAAGAGTCAGGGGTCACAGGACAGGGTCGAAGCCTCCGGGGTCAGGCTGAGAGGTCAGGGGTCACCAGAGCAAAGTAAGGGGTCAAGACTAAGAGTCAGGGATCGCCAGGATGCGGGGAAGCCTCAGGGTTGAGGCCAAGGGGTCGGGGGTCACAGGCCAGAGTGAAGACTCGGGTTAGCGGGACTGGGTGAAGCCTCAGGGGTTGGGTAGTCACCAAGGCATGGAGGCGGGGCAGCCTCAGGGGTCAGGGGTTACGGGCCAAGGTGAAGAGTTGGGTGTCACCAGGACGGGGAGCAGGCTCCAGGGTCAGAGAAGAGCCAGGGGTCACCAGGATGGGGGGCACTCACCGTTGTTGGACTTGAGGTCGCGGTGGATGACGGGCACGGCGTGCAGGTAGCGCATGCCGCGGGCGATCTGCAGGGCCCAGTCCACCAGCACGGCGGGCGGGAAGCGGCGCCCGGCCAGCGCGCGGCTGAGGGGGCCGCCGGCGGCGAAGTCCAGCACCAGGCAGAGGTGCGGCTCCTGGAGGCACACGGCCTGCAGCCTGATGATGTTGGGGTGGCGCAGGCGGGCGAAGAGCCGCGCCTCCTGCCGCACGCTCTCGGCCGCCGCGCCCGGCTCGCCGTCCGCGTCCCGCCGCGCCGCCTTCACCGCCACGCGCTGCCCGCGCCAGGCGCCCCGGTACACCTGCCCGAAGCCGCCCGCCCCGATCACCTCCTCCAGCCGCAGCTCCCCGAAGTCCACCAGCGCCGGCAGCGCCTCACCCGGGGCCCCGGCCCCCTCCTCCGGCCGGCCCCAGGGCAGCTCCATGGGGCATCGCCACGGCCGGGGGGGGGGTCAAGGCACGGGGGGCAACTGGCCCATGGGCTTCGCCAGGCTGTGCCCCCCTTGAGGGTCCTTCCTGGCCCGTAGCCCCTCTGGGGGGGTAGGATCAGGGGCCCCCGAACTACTACCCCTCTGAGGGGTAGGATTACGCCCCTGCCTGTCTCTTACCCCCCTCCAGGGGGAAAACTTCTGCCCTCTTCCTGCCTCTTAACCCCCCGCCCACCCGCCGtggggcaggatcagggcctccCTTACCTCTTACTCACTTAAAGGGCAAGTTTTTGCCTCCTCCTGTCTCTTACCCCGGCCCAAGGGGAAAACTTCTGCCCTCTTCCTGCCTCCGACCCCCCAGCGAAGCAGGATCGGGGCCTCCCTGATCTACTGCCCCCCCTTGGGGGGGAATACCTGCCCTCTTCCTGCCTCCTACCCCCCCGCGGGGCAGGATCGGGCCTGCCTGGCGTCGCACCCCCGGCAGGGCCAGGGTCTGCCCCTTTCCTGCCTGTTGCCCCCCGCCCGGGCTCCTACCCCCTGGAGCCTGGCTCTTACCCCCcggctcccaccagccccagccccggggccgCCGTGCGCCCGCGCCCGCCGCGTCTCGGCTCCGGGCCCGGGGTGGAGCCTGGCCCCGGCCCGGCCGGAAGGCGGAGCCGCAACATTGTTACCGGACAAAGGAACAGGAactgcggggggcgggggagggaggggggagggcgcCCGGACGCTGGGCTCCCTCCCCGgctccggggggcggggggggtcgGACGCTGGGCTCCCTCCGCGGGGCTAGGGCCGCGGGCTGAGGGCGGGAGCCCGGGGTCTctcccagtggggtggggggtgcggggGTCCCCCGCAGCTAGCCCCCGCCTGCCCGGGCcgcgctgcagctgggagccccggaGCTGTGAGCTTCCCCCCACAACAGTGCGCCAGCCTCCGGGCTTCCAGAACCCCCCTAAACCTACGAGCTGCCCCCCTCCTAGCACTGATTGGGAGACCACCCCGTCCGTCCGAACCACCTGTCCAATAGGAATAGACAGCGCGGTAACGTCACTTGTCCAATGCCCACCCCCGGCCCAGCCGGAAgcgcgcgcatgcgcagtggaaCGCTCGGTCCTTCCCCTAGTGCACCGTTTGCCCATTTGCGGGCCCCGCCAGGCAACGCGCGCAGGCGCAGTGCTGTCAGGGGAGCGCGGCACCGGAAGCGGGATCTCGACGCATGCGCTGAGAACACGAGGCCGGAAAGCCCTCGAGCGCGCATGCGCATGCTGGATCCCGTCTACCTTCCGGAAGAGAGCCGCGCATGTGCCTGGGCGCCCCAACAGTCTTCAAGCCTTTGACCCTGGCACCTTCCCTTCCGCTTCCTGTTGAgccggggaggggcggggccgtTGACTCGCGCGGCGCATGCGCAGTTGCGGCGGGCTGCTCTGCCTTGGGTCTTCGGGCTCCTTGCTTCCGGCCTGCGCGGGTTGCAGGGGACCCTCTGCGGCCGGGCCCGCGCCGCTGACCTCTGaccccggaagtgaaccagactTTGGCCAGCCTGCGCTTGTCCCGCGCCTTTGgggacccccctcctcccccctgagGTTTAGGGACCCCCCCCtcggccctgcctgtgcccccctaGGCCTCCCCTTGGCTGGGCCCCCCCGGGTGCttgcccccaggcccctgccccccccagccctccctggggtCACCATGGCGTGAGCGAGGGGGGGCGTTCATCACCCAGGggtgccctgcccccgcccccggggcagtggggttgggggggaggggaaggcgccaggaggggggagcgggggctgggcagctgcctggatGAGGGTCCCGGCCGGGGCGGGCGGGTCAGAGGAGATCCCCGAGGGGGCGGGGGGCCCCGGCCATGGGCTCCCAGGTGCTGCAGATCCTGCGCCAGGGCGTGTGGGCCTCCCTGACGGGCGGCTGGTTCTTCGACCCGCACCAGAGCACCTTCTCCAACTGCTTCCACCTCTACGCCTGGCTCTTCTTGCTcgtcctccccttcctgctctacATGGTAAGGCCCCGGGCGCCCCCTCCCCGTGGCGCCCCTCTTCTCCTGGTCTCCAGCAGCCGACAAAGGGGGGCGGAAAGTGAGGCGCGGGTCTGGGAGAGAGGGGCTTggtgcagggaaactgaggcacggggggGGCACCTGAGGCATGGAtctgggaatggggaggggggtcttGGTGGAGGGAGACTGAGGCATGGATCTGGGAGGGGAAAAGCAGGGGCTTGGTGCAGATCCACGGTACATTTTTTTCTGGGTTGGGGCCGTGGGGGTCGTTGGAGGAGTTGGGCCAGGAGCCCGGACACTTGGGTTCTCCGtacacttggggggggggggtgttggaggGGTAAGAGCAGGAAAGCCGGGGAGCCCGGATgtctgggtgctgcccagctccagcagtggggtcggtggggagcagaagctgggAACCAAGATGCCTGGGGTCTCTCCAGCTGGGGAAGTGgggtctggggggctgggagctgggacaccaCCTGGGTTCTTTCTCTTTTCTGGCGGGTGAGTGGCGTCTGGGTTGTCCAAGCAGCTGATGCTGAGAGCCTGCGCCCAGACACCTGGGATCTTCCCGGCTCTGGGAGAAGAGTAGAAGCTGGCGGGGTGgaagtgggggtgcagggagcccgGATACCTGTGTTTTCCCTGTCCTCTTGGAGGGGGGTGGGCTCTGGGAGCTTAAAGCAGTGGTGGGGTGAgatcccggatgcctgggttctctccagctttggcagagtggggatggggggtcaAACTGGGAGACTATCGGGGTGGGAGTGCTGGGacctcctcaccactccctgacGGCGGCGGTCCATCTCTCCGCAGGTGCTGCCCCCCAGCAGGCTGGTGGCCGGTATGTACTGTGCCGTGGTCGGCGTCTTCTTCACCATCATCAAGACTGTCAACTACCGGCTGCACACCATGTTCGACCAGGGCGAGATCGTGGAGAAAGGAGGCGCTGTGCTGCCCGACGGGGCCAAGGCCGAGGAGGGGGATGCGGGCGATGATGGCAACATGCCCAGGTGGGTCTTCTGGGTTCCCCAGGTGGGGCCCATCGGAGTCTGGGGGGATGGGGTTCCTCCCTGGGGTGTGGCTGCCTCTGGGGAGAGGTGCTGCCAAGTGGGTGAcgctgcctctccctgcagggACCCGGGTGGGAGCGTTGAGATGACGGTGTTCAGGAAGGCCAGCTCCACGCCGCCCGTGCGCTGTAGCTCCCAGCACTCCGTCTTTGGCTTCAACCAAGTCATGGTGAGTCCAGGGTGGGTACGAGGAAGACGGGAGAAGAGGCGCGGGTTGCCTTAGCTTTGCAGTCTGGAAGTGAACAGCATACGTCGCTGCGAGTCCTCTCTCAGGAGACAGCAGTGGCAAAGAACATCAGGGTCTCTATCTCAatgccccccagagccagctgcatttgTTATACTGGGCTGGCAGCACAGCCCaccacagagccagctgcagcacaggcctGTCTCCCCAGCCCAGATgccctcccagagccagctgcaccccAGTACCTGGCTTTGtatccccagtccctgctccgcACCAGACCTGGCTGCATCTGTTATACTCAGCCTACCAGCACAGcctaccccagagccagctgcagcacaAACTTGGATCTCCAGCCCTGATGTGCCCCAGAGCTGTCTGCTTCTGTTCTACTCAGCAGCTGACACATCCC
This sequence is a window from Alligator mississippiensis isolate rAllMis1 chromosome 15, rAllMis1, whole genome shotgun sequence. Protein-coding genes within it:
- the MAP3K11 gene encoding mitogen-activated protein kinase kinase kinase 11 — translated: MELPWGRPEEGAGAPGEALPALVDFGELRLEEVIGAGGFGQVYRGAWRGQRVAVKAARRDADGEPGAAAESVRQEARLFARLRHPNIIRLQAVCLQEPHLCLVLDFAAGGPLSRALAGRRFPPAVLVDWALQIARGMRYLHAVPVIHRDLKSNNVLLAEPVDPEAPGGNTLKITDFGLAREWNRTTKMSAAGTYAWMAPEVIKSSTFSRGSDVWSYGVLLWELLTGEVPYRGIDGLAVAYGVAVNKLTLPIPSTCPEPFAQLMAECWDQDPHERPSFGAVLSQLEALEQQGLAELPPGSFHSLQDDWQLEIQAMFDQLRAREKELLSREEELARAAVEQKCQEEALRQREHQLAQWELEVFERELSLLLQQAARQPPLLKRRRGTFRRAKSKGRDGGDRISMPLDFKHRITVQASPGLDRRNVAEGGAGGSPTFPRFRAIQLEPVESTPSWARPAPRRGDEPGTGERRPKAWGPGSPTQNGRRKSRLDDTTWYLESEEPPTGEGTLNGDASGTQESERGLIQRALLRGTALLASLGLGRDLPAPAPPREERGPPPSPPHAPTPPPSPELIHFTPPHSPVELGGTGEGGPRTPGSPEPGQEGAARMPGFSELSLEGAARTPGSREPRPKGAAWTRGSQEPSHRGAAQTPDSPELSVKGLARTPGSPEPSHKGAAWMPGSPELTVKGAARTPGSPEPGPRGAARTPGSTEPLSDPAPRGDRGALAPLWVQRSPKSPRPAEKWGGALPSPSSPRSPHSPRPCPRTGPLARPRPSPVRSRIDPWSFVSAGPRASPAPSPQPPPRRLAPPDPANPFDTSDPFDPFAPEPGGLSPFPSPPPRRPPTRPDPAGGPQPQPWWVTDEGRAWK